The genomic window CATGGGTCATCTACATTTTAGGGCAATATGTTTATGATTCTGGCCCTGCAATGACCAAATATTTTGTTGGGACTTTTTTCTGGAAAAACCCGATGGCAGCCTATTTACTTCTTTTTATGCCCTTTGTTTTTGCTTTTTCTCTTGAACGCAGCGGCTGGGTTAAATGGGCCACAATCTTTGTCTCCATAGCTATGTTGGCAGGTCTCGTTCTCACTAGAAGCAGAGCTGGTTGGATTGCCGGTCTAATCGCCGGACTGATTTTTTTCTTGCCTAGCATCATTAGAGTTATGGATAAGAAGAAATTGTTTACATTATTAATAGTTGCAGTGGCTGGGATATCCCTCGGTTTGTTATTCTCACCAAAAGGTGTTATTACCGAACGTGTCGAGAGTTTTACTGAGATAAATACTGAGAACTTAAATAAAGATAGGAGCTCCAAAGAGCGTCTTGCTATGCTCGATGCTGGCCTCGATGTTGCTGAAGACTACCCTATATTTGGCGTAGGGCCTCGGTCATGGCCTGCTATCCGCGCAGCATACCTTAAGAAACTGCCTTTTCTACCTCGCTTTCCTCACAATGCCTATTTAAGGGCGGCCGCAGAGCTTGGTATTCCGGGGCTTATACTCCTTTGCTTAGCTCTACTTATGACTTTTTTGCCACTTTGGAGAAAATGCTTCGTCGAAAAACCAGATTTGGTATTTACAGGTATCGTCACAGGGCTTTCATCTCTATTTATACACATGGCCGTCGATTTCGATGCCGCCTTTGCCGGGCTTCTTTTGCCTTCGGCGCTTCTCATTGCCCTAGCCTATCGTCTTCACTCCGATAGCAAAATCGAGCCTACACATTTAAAATCTCGAATCCCCATTATAGTTTTAGCATCGGCAATGCTTGTTCTGCTTCTCTTGCGAATCACCTCGGAACAGCTAGCTCTATCGGCTACCGCTTCTGCCGAGAACAGAGACCTAACCACCGCCCAAAAACAAACCCAGCTCTCCGCTCGACTTGATCCATTCACCTGGCAACCTCGTTTTCTATCCGCCAAAATATTCATGGTGAAATCGGATTTTATAAACGCGGAGAAAATGCTCAGGTCGGCGATCAAGCGCGCGCCAACAGTAGCCGAGCTTCACTCGGAGCTCGCCGAAGTTTCTTTAGCCAAAGGCGACACAACCTCGGCAATAAACTCACTCCAAAAGGCCATAAGCCTGGCCTCTCGCGCCAATCCTGAAAGCTACTTTACTCTAGCATCCATATATGAAAATAAAAAAGACTACGAATCCGCTGAGAAAACCTATATATGGGCTATCGATGCCATGGCTCCATTCTCCGGAGTAGGGTATTCTGCCGGAACTATAGGCTATCGTTATCGCTCATCAATAGCATGGGAAAAGCTTTGCCTAATCTGGGGCTCGCGTGGAGATTCTCTTATTGCCGAAGTTGCGGACTTCAACGCAAAGATTCTTCAATTACCTCGCGAAAAGGATAAAGTTGCAAAACAACTCGGTTTCGACACACCTTCACCCGAGCTTGTAGTTATCCAAGCCTTCGAGGCTATCGCTCGTTCTGACACCTCGACTATCCGCAAACTCACAGCATACCCCGATGGTGCACTTCCGCATTTTCCCGAGGGTATCACTATGACAGTCAATAAAATCCTCGATGTT from bacterium includes these protein-coding regions:
- a CDS encoding O-antigen ligase family protein, translating into WVIYILGQYVYDSGPAMTKYFVGTFFWKNPMAAYLLLFMPFVFAFSLERSGWVKWATIFVSIAMLAGLVLTRSRAGWIAGLIAGLIFFLPSIIRVMDKKKLFTLLIVAVAGISLGLLFSPKGVITERVESFTEINTENLNKDRSSKERLAMLDAGLDVAEDYPIFGVGPRSWPAIRAAYLKKLPFLPRFPHNAYLRAAAELGIPGLILLCLALLMTFLPLWRKCFVEKPDLVFTGIVTGLSSLFIHMAVDFDAAFAGLLLPSALLIALAYRLHSDSKIEPTHLKSRIPIIVLASAMLVLLLLRITSEQLALSATASAENRDLTTAQKQTQLSARLDPFTWQPRFLSAKIFMVKSDFINAEKMLRSAIKRAPTVAELHSELAEVSLAKGDTTSAINSLQKAISLASRANPESYFTLASIYENKKDYESAEKTYIWAIDAMAPFSGVGYSAGTIGYRYRSSIAWEKLCLIWGSRGDSLIAEVADFNAKILQLPREKDKVAKQLGFDTPSPELVVIQAFEAIARSDTSTIRKLTAYPDGALPHFPEGITMTVNKILDVREDPIGGRAAVDIILKSTKSDGEEGFAKSSITLKIRNGRWVASFEGS